Proteins found in one Zea mays cultivar B73 chromosome 1, Zm-B73-REFERENCE-NAM-5.0, whole genome shotgun sequence genomic segment:
- the LOC103643375 gene encoding cytochrome P450 84A1, producing MVTVAKIAMEWLQDPLSWVFLGTLALVVLQLRRRGKAPLPPGPKPLPIVGNMAMMDQLTHRGLAALAERYGGLLHLRLGRLHAFAVSTPEYAREVLQAQDGAFSNRPATIAIAYLTYDRADMAFAHYGPFWRQMRKLCVMKLFSRRRAETWVAVRDECAALVRAVASGGGGGGEAVNLGELIFNLTKNVTFRAAFGTRDGEDQEEFIAILQEFSKLFGAFNVVDFLPWLSWMDLQGINRRLRAARSALDRFIDKIIDEHVRRGKNPDDADADMVDDMLAFFAEAKPPKKGPAAAADGDDLHNTLRLTRDNIKAIIMDVMFGGTETVASAIEWAMAEMMHSPDDLRRLQQELADVVGLDRNVNESDLDKLPFLKCVIKETLRLHPPIPLLLHETAGDCVVGGYSVPRGSRVMVNVWAIGRHRASWKDADAFRPSRFTPEGEAAGLDFKGGCFEFLPFGSGRRSCPGTALGLYALELAVAQLAHGFNWSLPDGMKPSELDMGDVFGLTAPRATRLYAVPTPRLNCPLY from the exons ATGGTGACCGTGGCCAAGATCGCCATGGAGTGGCTCCAAGACCCTCTGAGCTGGGTGTTCCTGGGCACGCTGGCCTTGGTGGTCCTGCAGCTGCGACGACGGGGCAAAGCGCCGCTGCCGCCCGGGCCGAAGCCGCTGCCGATCGTGGGCAACATGGCGATGATGGACCAGCTGACCCACCGCGGGCTGGCGGCGCTGGCCGAGAGGTACGGCGGGCTGCTGCACCTCCGCCTGGGCCGGCTGCACGCGTTCGCGGTGTCGACGCCCGAGTACGCGCGCGAGGTGCTGCAGGCGCAGGACGGCGCGTTCTCGAACCGGCCGGCCACTATCGCCATCGCGTACCTGACGTACGACCGCGCCGACATGGCGTTCGCGCACTACGGGCCCTTCTGGCGCCAGATGCGCAAGCTGTGCGTGATGAAGCTGTTCAGCCGGCGCCGCGCCGAGACGTGGGTGGCCGTGCGCGACGAGTGCGCGGCGCTGGTCCGCGCCGTGGcgtccggcggcggcggcggcggcgaggccgTGAACCTGGGCGAGCTCATCTTCAACCTGACCAAGAACGTGACGTTCCGCGCCGCCTTCGGCACCCGCGACggcgaggaccaggaggagttcaTCGCCATCCTGCAGGAGTTCTCGAAGCTGTTCGGCGCCTTCAACGTCGTCGACTTCCTGCCGTGGCTGAGCTGGATGGACCTGCAGGGCATCAACCGCCGCCTCCGCGCCGCACGATCCGCGCTGGACCGGTTCATCGACAAGATCATCGACGAGCACGTGAGGCGGGGGAAGAACCCCGACGACGCCGACGCCGACATGGTCGACGACATGCTCGCCTTCTTCGCCGAGGCCAAGCCGCCCAAGAAGgggcccgccgccgccgcggacgGTGACGACCTGCACAACACCCTCCGGCTCACGCGCGACAATATCAAGGCTATCATCATG GACGTGATGTTTGGCGGGACGGAGACGGTGGCGTCGGCGATCGAGTGGGCGATGGCGGAGATGATGCACAGCCCCGACGACCTGCGCCGGCTGCAGCAGGAGCTCGCCGACGTCGTGGGCCTGGACCGGAACGTGAACGAGTCGGACCTGGACAAGCTCCCCTTCCTCAAGTGCGTCATCAAGGAGACGCTCCGGCTGCACCCGCCGATCCCGCTGCTCCTGCACGAGACCGCCGGCGACTGCGTCGTGGGCGGCTACTCCGTGCCCAGGGGCTCCCGCGTCATGGTCAACGTGTGGGCCATCGGCCGCCACCGCGCCTCGTGGAAGGACGCCGACGCGTTCCGGCCGTCGCGCTTCACGCCCGAGGGCGAGGCCGCGGGGCTCGACTTCAAGGGCGGCTGCTTCGAGTTCCTGCCCTTCGGCTCCGGCCGCCGCTCGTGCCCCGGCACGGCGCTGGGCCTGTACGCGCTGGAGCTCGCCGTCGCCCAGCTCGCGCACGGCTTCAACTGGTCGCTGCCCGACGGCATGAAGCCCTCGGAGCTGGACATGGGCGACGTCTTCGGCCTCACCGCGCCGCGCGCCACGAGGCTCTACGCCGTGCCTACGCCCCGGCTCAACTGCCCCTTGTACTGA